In one window of Plasmodium cynomolgi strain B DNA, chromosome 13, whole genome shotgun sequence DNA:
- a CDS encoding hypothetical protein (putative), with protein sequence MDDEDRIKNIYLSLKNKNKREWAEMMQHLTKDQKRRLIFYIRKKNKNSLNKINNIKVEKRTEKDIQKAKAKSSSHHRQQILIDYSNVKYDLNLKNYIARILRIYKLEDNFDFVKGLHLYMNILCHVIFKKFSFEYNRRDSKNKNLLIFLRNLFPFEFKNFQDIYNMRWNKDFSTSENALTVVNSGSTINAGGGNATMSDVGAPYGRPGQVHHPWDDENNVNPSQMGNQKKGTQSDKWANTDPLRTHSSSYAGMDGEAQHNGTPASSLECSLPSVGCAPHVESPKSGATANGPTASEAAPNDVATNETATNKIAANPSAAHPNVLVKTEPEDPDYDKGSANEEKATKPAEVEDYLNKNVKREHPVYQFCRDRDMNQILKNLYDERRFDYRIRFRSLLSRRLNHKEYEKYCDMREKLFKYKKKNFIKWLAQFTNINTLDLYIVNFFIFLFLDRLYLILETYIRLNYNCTVASASSSGYMFNRVDDFLDFTHLLDSLTCVSPCGGEAVQGSPYPGANEETAGKYDVEMLSEEYDNIVKENPQHFFLSLDLIYDLDIHNFKIKNKISFERLIRVDISSYINETNIYGLIQFDEKKSESAWKALTRFTLMQNRNLKLPKFNCFSIFLIVRFKYYLDEFKQYANIDYIYKTVEEEYNQVEKYLTDKNNSQGEGGIHVTPQHCANDEISSAAATGDPGSDKEFEYSHLIPLYLDLHKELKRVNEYIRFYGNLLSFVNFIEKYANCSPSKNIVKIEQEEEKKVDYFDHSFFLTSHLRDRLKKE encoded by the exons atggatgatGAGGACAGAATTAAGAATATCTACCTTAgcttgaaaaataaaaataagaggGAGTGGGCTGAGATGATGCAACATTTAACGAAAGACCAGAAGAGGAGATTAATCTTTTacataaggaagaaaaataaaaattccc tcaacaaaattaacaacattaaagttgaaaaaaggaCGGAAAAGGATATCCAAAAGGCTAAGGCTAAAAGTAGCAGTCACCACAGGCAGCAGATTCTTATTGATTACTCCAAT GTAAAGTACGAcctaaatttaaaaaactacATTGCCAGAATACTCCGCATTTACAAATTGGAGGACAATTTCGACTTCGTCAAAGGTCTTCATCTCTACATGAACATCCTCTGTcatgtcatttttaaaaaattttcattcgaATATAATAGAAGGGactcgaaaaataaaaacctcCTAATATTCCTGAGGAATCTCTTCCCCTTTGAGTTCAAAAATTTCCAAGACATATATAACATGAGATGGAACAAAGATTTTAGTACCTCTGAAAATGCCCTCACTGTAGTGAACTCGGGAAGTACAATCAACGCAGGAGGTGGAAATGCCACGATGAGTGACGTGGGGGCACCATATGGGAGACCCGGACAAGTGCATCACCCATGGGATGATGAGAACAACGTGAATCCTTCCCAGATGGGtaaccaaaaaaagggcacacaATCTGATAAATGGGCTAACACCGATCCGTTGCGTACACACAGCTCTAGTTATGCCGGCATGGATGGTGAGGCACAGCATAATGGAACTCCCGCCAGTTCCTTGGAGTGCTCGCTGCCAAGTGTGGGTTGCGCACCCCATGTGGAAAGTCCCAAAAGTGGAGCCACCGCCAATGGGCCCACAGCCAGTGAAGCGGCCCCCAATGATGTCGCCACCAATGAAACCGCCACCAATAAAATCGCCGCCAACCCATCTGCGGCCCACCCCAACGTATTAGTCAAAACGGAGCCGGAAGACCCCGATTACGACAAGGGCAGCGCGAACGAAGAGAAGGCAACAAAACCAGCAGAGGTGGAAGACTACCTAAATAAAAACGTTAAGAGAGAACACCCAGTTTACCAATTCTGCAGAGACAGAGACATGAaccaaattttaaaaaacctTTATGATGAAAGAAGGTTCGATTATAGAATTCGATTCAGGAGCCTCCTGTCCAGAAGGTTAAATCACAAGgagtatgaaaaatattgtgACATGAGggagaaattatttaagtataagaaaaaaaactttattaAATGGCTAGCTCAGTTTACGAATATTAACACGCTGGACCTTTacattgtaaattttttcatttttctcttcctcgaTCGATTATACCTAATTCTTGAAACATACATCCGACTCAACTACAACTGCACAGTGGCATCTGCTTCATCGAGTGGATATATGTTCAACCGTGTTGATGATTTTCTAGACTTCACGCACTTGTTGGATAGTCTAACTTGTGTGTCTCCTtgcgggggggaagcagtccAAGGGAGCCCCTATCCAGGTGCAAACGAGGAGACGGCAGGAAAATACGACGTAGAAATGCTCAGCGAGGAGTACGATAACATTGTGAAGGAGAACCCTCAACATTTCTTCCTCTCTCTTGATTTGATCTACGACCTAGACATACATAActttaagataaaaaataaaatctccTTTGAGAGGCTAATCAGGGTGGATATCTCCTCCTACATCAATGAAACGAATATTTACGGCCTGATTCAATTCgacgaaaagaaaagcgagAGTGCCTGGAAGGCCCTGACGCGTTTCACACTCATGCAGAACAG GAACCTAAAGCTGCCCAAATTCAActgcttctccattttcctAATTGTCCGATTCAAGTACTACCTAGACGAGTTTAAGCAGTATGCCAACATCGACTACATTTACAAAACAGTAGAGGAGGAATACAACCAAGTGGAGAAATATTTGacagataaaaataacagtCAGGGGGAAGGAGGCATCCACGTGACTCCCCAACATTGTGCAAATGATGAGATCAGTTCTGCAGCTGCTACAGGTGACCCCGGTAGCGATAAAGAATTTGAATATAGCCATTTGATTCCCTTGTACCTGGACCTCCACAAGGAGTTGAAAAGG gTCAATGAGTACATACGATTTTATGGGAACCTCCTGTCTTTTGTAAACTTCATCGAGAAATATGCAAACTGCAGCCCCTCCAAGAATATCGTGAAAATAgaacaggaggaggagaagaaggtgGATTACTTCGACCACTCTTTCTTCCTTACTTCTCATTTGAGGGACAGGCTGAAGAAGGAGTAG
- a CDS encoding hypothetical protein (putative), with protein MKVLFYASLSLFGLAIVSAKGEKNILNSIKNDGKKNAKNQNAGSNANMQDMLHYDEIEKIKELISENKLEEANMLFNELKKNYNNKGKDGASDQYMESNNYAPNKDENKITQDMINSNQDFFSNLINPNDLQEMIKFYMYLQNILTSQNETSEKKMVKTFLRKTIQKMKDNEKNEEKKSIDDIIKDTEGHTQMLEKLADLMKIKKEKLQDEEVKNKLNQILIGMMKFIDYTNNSDIAKALMDEIKIKEVKNADGATKPKLQVNIGSSKAHLEMLQKATNFMGMDIDPEELKNLTINNKWYENFLNNLLNSSDEL; from the coding sequence ATGAAAGTTCTGTTCTATGCCAGTTTGTCCCTGTTCGGCCTCGCCATCGTGAGCgccaagggggagaagaataTCCTGAACTCCATCAAAAacgatggaaaaaaaaatgccaaaaacCAAAACGCGGGCTCGAATGCAAATATGCAGGACATGCTCCACTACGATGAAATcgaaaaaatcaaagaacTCATAAGCGAAAACAAGCTGGAAGAAGCCAACATGCTATTTAACgaactgaagaaaaattacaataataaGGGAAAAGATGGCGCAAGTGACCAATACATGGAAAGTAACAACTATGCACCAAATAAagacgaaaataaaataacacaaGATATGATAAATAGCAATCAGGACTTCTTTAGCAATTTAATCAACCCAAATGATCTCcaagaaatgataaaattttatatgtacttacaaaatattttaacttCCCAAAATGAAacttcagaaaaaaaaatggtgaaaacttttttgagaaaaacaatacaaaaaatgaaagacaatgaaaaaaatgaagaaaaaaaatccattgATGATATCATAAAGGACACAGAAGGACATACACAAATGTTGGAAAAGTTAGCAGATCtcatgaaaataaagaaagaaaaattgcaagatgaagaggtgaaaaataaattaaaccAAATACTTATTGGTATGATGAAATTTATTGACTATACAAACAATAGCGATATTGCAAAGGCACTTAtggatgaaataaaaattaaggaagTTAAAAACGCCGATGGTGCGACCAAGCCTAAGCTACAGGTCAACATCGGCAGCAGCAAGGCCCATTTGGAGATGCTACAAAAGGCTACCAATTTTATGGGCATGGATATTGACCCTGAGGAGCTTAAGAATCTTACCATAAACAATAAGTGGTACGAGAACTTTCTGAACAACCTCCTCAACAGCTCGGACGAGCTgtga